The following coding sequences are from one Leptolyngbya sp. NIES-3755 window:
- a CDS encoding hypothetical protein (hypothetical protein LYNGBM3L_45090;~similar to AA sequence:cyanobase_aa:LBDG_44370), with translation MKRKWLIGWFALAMVLFTGISSIAQTPSPSPTGAIGVPVAPIPVDPSLPTNRPPLPTASPSPSPTASPTPSPTAVPVIPVTPTAPLPAAPTAPPLPVSGDYKDPNNRFIVGILQGYKVSPLAGTVLIEAPDGNLAYSVLAQPQSQLGITGGVVPNEALVTAAQNAFRQGEGFQTGEVRSIPGGVQIDWTGNLTIGGNTQPVGGVILARQANNSVLLVLVAATNAGGDRVLGAASAISNSLRAS, from the coding sequence ATGAAACGTAAATGGTTAATTGGATGGTTTGCGCTGGCAATGGTGTTATTTACTGGAATTTCCAGCATTGCTCAGACTCCCTCACCTTCTCCTACAGGTGCGATCGGCGTTCCGGTTGCTCCGATTCCGGTCGATCCGTCTTTACCTACAAATCGTCCCCCACTTCCGACCGCTTCCCCGTCTCCCTCTCCGACCGCTTCTCCAACGCCTTCCCCAACAGCAGTTCCCGTAATTCCTGTTACGCCGACCGCTCCATTGCCTGCGGCTCCAACGGCTCCTCCTCTTCCGGTGAGTGGCGACTACAAAGATCCGAATAATCGATTTATTGTTGGAATTCTTCAGGGCTACAAAGTGAGTCCGCTTGCTGGAACTGTTTTAATCGAAGCTCCAGACGGAAATTTAGCTTACAGTGTATTGGCTCAACCGCAATCACAGCTTGGCATTACGGGTGGTGTCGTGCCGAATGAAGCGTTAGTCACAGCGGCTCAAAATGCGTTTCGACAAGGCGAAGGATTTCAGACGGGAGAAGTTCGATCGATTCCCGGTGGAGTCCAGATCGATTGGACAGGCAATTTAACGATCGGTGGCAATACTCAGCCTGTCGGGGGTGTAATCCTGGCACGACAGGCGAATAATAGTGTCTTGCTCGTATTGGTTGCAGCGACGAATGCAGGAGGCGATCGCGTTTTAGGAGCGGCATCTGCAATCTCGAACAGCTTACGAGCCAGTTAA
- a CDS encoding nucleoside permease (similar to AA sequence:cyanobase_aa:LBDG_44360), which yields MSWLNFLSFGGIFVLCAIAWLGSENRRVIPWKVILWGIALQLILGLLVFTFPVTRFVISVISNGINAVLDATEAGSRFLFGSLLVPEPNVTPGPILAGRWIARAITPPYVPVAGDRLSPENLNLGYTFAFRALPLVIFFSALMSLLYYLGVIQPIVKFFAKIFRRSMNLSGAEALSGSMNIFVGIESALTVRPYLASMTRSELCAVLTCCYGSIASTVLALYAQSLRPIFPNITGHLVSASIMAIPACFVISKLLVPETEVPKTLGALPEEDPESDRMTAERPSGAMESVILGAMDGVKLAIAIAALLIAVLGLIALVNLFFANLAGLAASNNLFVRRIGLIFQVITLQNIVGALFVPLTFLTGVSANWNEIWQASVLIGRRLLETEVPSYQQLGVLASQGAISDRALLIISYCLCGFAHLPSVGIFVGGFSALIPSRRKDLASLGWKALWAATLATLMIGCVAGVFYFGNPSVLRG from the coding sequence ATGTCTTGGTTAAATTTTTTATCGTTCGGTGGCATCTTCGTGCTGTGTGCGATCGCATGGCTCGGATCTGAGAACCGCCGCGTGATTCCGTGGAAGGTGATTCTCTGGGGGATTGCGCTTCAATTGATTTTAGGATTGCTGGTGTTTACGTTCCCGGTGACACGCTTTGTCATTAGCGTCATTAGTAATGGGATTAATGCCGTTTTGGATGCGACTGAAGCGGGGTCAAGATTTCTATTTGGATCGCTGTTAGTTCCAGAGCCAAATGTGACTCCGGGACCGATTTTAGCGGGACGTTGGATTGCTCGTGCAATTACGCCTCCGTATGTTCCAGTGGCAGGCGATCGATTAAGTCCTGAAAATCTGAATTTGGGCTATACCTTTGCGTTTCGAGCGTTGCCGTTAGTGATCTTTTTCTCTGCATTGATGTCACTGCTGTATTACTTAGGTGTGATTCAACCGATTGTGAAATTTTTCGCTAAGATCTTTCGTCGATCAATGAATCTGAGTGGTGCAGAAGCATTAAGCGGCTCAATGAATATTTTTGTTGGAATTGAGTCTGCCTTAACGGTTCGACCGTATCTTGCCAGCATGACTCGGAGCGAACTCTGTGCTGTTCTAACTTGTTGTTACGGAAGTATTGCCTCTACCGTTCTCGCTCTTTATGCTCAATCATTGCGTCCAATATTCCCAAACATTACAGGGCATTTAGTTTCCGCTTCGATCATGGCGATTCCTGCCTGTTTTGTGATTTCTAAATTATTGGTTCCTGAGACTGAAGTACCGAAAACATTGGGAGCATTGCCTGAAGAAGATCCAGAGAGCGATCGTATGACCGCAGAACGCCCGTCTGGAGCGATGGAAAGCGTAATTCTGGGAGCGATGGACGGTGTGAAATTAGCAATTGCGATCGCGGCTCTTTTAATCGCAGTGCTCGGATTGATTGCACTCGTCAATCTCTTCTTCGCAAATCTGGCTGGACTTGCAGCGAGTAACAATCTTTTCGTGCGACGAATCGGATTAATTTTCCAAGTGATCACACTGCAAAATATTGTTGGCGCATTGTTTGTGCCGTTAACATTCCTGACTGGGGTTTCTGCCAATTGGAATGAGATTTGGCAAGCTTCGGTCTTAATTGGGCGGCGATTGCTTGAAACAGAAGTGCCTTCATACCAACAATTAGGGGTGTTGGCGAGTCAGGGAGCAATTAGCGATCGAGCGTTACTAATCATTAGTTATTGCCTTTGTGGATTCGCTCACTTGCCTTCGGTCGGAATCTTTGTGGGTGGCTTTTCAGCTTTAATTCCATCCCGTCGGAAAGATTTAGCAAGTTTAGGCTGGAAAGCTCTTTGGGCAGCGACCTTAGCGACTCTCATGATCGGCTGCGTCGCTGGAGTCTTCTATTTTGGTAATCCATCCGTTTTGAGAGGGTAG